In Neisseriaceae bacterium CLB008, one genomic interval encodes:
- a CDS encoding DUF2971 domain-containing protein: MSKKFYRFRSIDNLFGEYKELERQSIFFAAPDSLNDPMEGFRDIYWKGDYIIWRNLFRHYFRCLEDYFIKVVLYSETILTGNDINVFLGMQDDDFQTTKHAESFKKISETFLNNEYIDTLIQKIASRSTVIRKSELLLYINTINSYAVGVLESHFNGGDSSKIEASLKGIQHILDGKFFENFEAMIDSEESFKLSSPKMLQGYMFLSEQQALMHKYNLLKNNLSIRSYMLLDFPKLYVEQIQKLMYPDWYTACFMTECANSSIWAHYAKNHTGVCLVYEAQDGQDGSSLLSLRWKENPDQRVNYAERSSFQFRPIDYVDGAGEIDFFRSLGRLPYPGLLSTWYFSNDEESICANAILNDEDAWRDTYWASFYRDIVKKTKDWAYENEHRLILTSMFRDLSSPEDRTLTYEFQDLHGLIFGINTSTEDKIKVVKCIEKKCIEHSRKEFEFYQAYYCHDSKSILHYPLSLIKFT; encoded by the coding sequence ATGAGTAAGAAATTCTATCGATTTCGAAGTATTGATAATTTATTTGGAGAGTATAAAGAATTAGAGAGGCAAAGTATTTTTTTTGCTGCTCCGGACTCTTTGAATGATCCAATGGAAGGTTTTCGAGACATCTATTGGAAAGGTGACTATATCATTTGGCGAAATTTATTTCGGCACTATTTTCGTTGTCTAGAGGATTACTTCATAAAAGTTGTTTTATATAGCGAGACTATTTTAACTGGAAATGATATTAATGTTTTTTTAGGAATGCAAGATGATGATTTTCAAACTACTAAGCATGCTGAATCTTTTAAGAAAATATCGGAAACTTTCTTAAATAATGAATATATTGATACCTTGATTCAGAAAATAGCAAGCAGATCAACGGTGATACGGAAATCCGAGCTACTCTTATATATTAATACAATTAATTCTTATGCTGTAGGGGTGTTAGAGAGTCATTTTAATGGTGGTGACAGTAGTAAGATAGAAGCCAGCTTAAAGGGTATTCAACATATCTTGGATGGTAAGTTTTTTGAAAATTTCGAAGCAATGATTGATTCGGAGGAAAGCTTTAAATTATCTAGCCCTAAAATGCTTCAAGGTTATATGTTTTTGTCAGAACAGCAGGCTTTAATGCATAAATATAATTTGCTAAAGAATAACTTAAGCATTAGAAGTTATATGCTTTTGGATTTTCCGAAATTATACGTAGAGCAAATTCAAAAATTAATGTATCCAGACTGGTACACGGCTTGCTTTATGACAGAGTGTGCAAATTCATCGATTTGGGCGCATTATGCTAAAAATCATACTGGTGTTTGTTTGGTTTATGAAGCGCAAGATGGCCAAGATGGTTCTAGTCTATTAAGTCTGAGATGGAAAGAAAACCCAGATCAAAGAGTAAACTATGCAGAGAGAAGTAGCTTTCAGTTTAGACCTATTGATTATGTTGATGGTGCAGGTGAGATTGATTTTTTCAGATCATTAGGTAGATTGCCATATCCTGGCCTACTTTCCACATGGTATTTTTCTAATGATGAAGAAAGTATATGTGCTAATGCAATATTGAATGATGAAGATGCTTGGCGCGATACATATTGGGCTAGCTTTTATAGAGATATAGTTAAAAAAACGAAAGATTGGGCCTATGAGAATGAGCATCGGTTAATACTGACAAGCATGTTTCGTGACTTATCTAGTCCTGAGGACAGAACTTTGACCTATGAGTTTCAAGATCTTCATGGGCTAATATTTGGCATTAATACTTCAACAGAAGATAAGATCAAGGTTGTGAAGTGTATAGAAAAAAAATGTATAGAGCACTCAAGGAAAGAATTTGAGTTTTACCAGGCATATTATTGTCATGATAGTAAGTCAATACTTCATTACCCATTATCATTGATAAAGTTCACATGA
- a CDS encoding Bro-N domain-containing protein — translation MNAKLTFNKVSFNAVNNPSDTTQIWITSADLAKALGYARQDSVNKIYERNKDEFIGSMSQNVKLTFSGEINGLRHQTTKVFSLRGCHLVAMFAKTSVAKEFRRWVLDIIEKSGEQSNIESRLSTPTDRVPLKDAVNVLVARRKINYPTAYGMVNSHFGVESSKELTIDQLASAVKYAYDLALDGEVMDDDFQHPLFNEPNTKPLELDMRPFPASILEDDFGERALTYKGLVDLYGERYRGQVPIASLLRQLESHGYDTSGCWMEYSGLRHLLRSTHQRLERVQDFLYMPVSAKLASN, via the coding sequence ATGAACGCAAAATTAACATTCAACAAAGTGTCATTCAATGCTGTAAATAACCCTAGCGATACAACTCAAATTTGGATTACATCTGCTGACTTGGCCAAGGCACTCGGTTATGCTCGACAGGACTCTGTGAACAAGATTTATGAACGTAACAAGGATGAGTTCATAGGATCGATGTCACAGAACGTCAAATTGACGTTCAGCGGGGAAATCAACGGGTTACGTCATCAAACTACAAAAGTTTTCTCACTGAGAGGGTGCCATTTAGTGGCCATGTTTGCAAAGACATCAGTAGCAAAAGAGTTCCGGCGGTGGGTATTAGACATCATTGAGAAGAGTGGCGAGCAAAGTAATATCGAAAGCCGGCTTAGTACACCAACTGACCGAGTACCTTTAAAAGACGCTGTGAATGTTTTAGTAGCCCGCCGCAAGATAAACTACCCAACAGCTTATGGAATGGTTAATAGCCACTTTGGAGTTGAGTCATCAAAAGAGCTGACTATCGATCAATTGGCTAGTGCTGTTAAGTATGCCTATGATTTAGCATTGGATGGAGAGGTTATGGATGACGACTTCCAACACCCATTATTTAATGAGCCAAATACAAAGCCCTTAGAGTTAGATATGAGACCATTCCCAGCAAGCATCTTAGAGGATGACTTCGGGGAGAGGGCGTTGACGTATAAAGGCTTAGTTGATCTTTACGGTGAGCGTTATAGAGGGCAGGTGCCAATAGCTAGCTTACTGCGCCAGCTGGAAAGCCATGGCTATGATACTAGCGGTTGCTGGATGGAATATTCAGGTTTGAGACACTTATTACGGAGTACGCATCAGCGCCTGGAGAGGGTACAGGATTTTCTATATATGCCGGTAAGTGCAAAGTTAGCTTCTAATTAA
- a CDS encoding DUF4760 domain-containing protein: MTKKSFVKQVKVGGWVSVLALAAFFLSSLTFLQSYLAKLHLASWERGEWLSLAQLVIIFITAVIAIITMRSNRRTSCEVATLSAILNDYQDTVFYEAKMQVYDYNKKHKNTHQSLTSLFEQNLEDLESDLMKEVKTSSMLVLNRSEFFASAINAKVIDEALYKRVHCSNILRLWSVMSGPVDRLRVKTGKKTLFLDLEMLANKWEANPLKEEDLR, from the coding sequence ATGACTAAGAAAAGTTTTGTTAAACAGGTTAAAGTAGGCGGATGGGTGTCAGTTTTGGCACTAGCCGCCTTCTTTTTATCAAGTTTAACTTTTCTTCAGTCTTACTTAGCTAAGTTACACCTAGCCTCTTGGGAGAGAGGGGAGTGGCTTAGTCTGGCTCAACTAGTTATTATTTTTATAACTGCAGTGATAGCTATTATCACGATGAGGTCGAATAGACGTACATCTTGTGAAGTTGCGACATTAAGTGCTATTTTGAATGATTATCAAGATACCGTTTTTTATGAGGCAAAGATGCAGGTGTATGATTATAATAAGAAACATAAAAACACTCATCAGTCATTAACTAGTTTGTTTGAGCAGAATTTAGAAGATTTAGAATCAGATTTAATGAAAGAAGTAAAGACAAGCTCTATGTTAGTGCTGAATAGAAGTGAGTTTTTTGCTAGTGCTATAAACGCCAAAGTAATTGATGAGGCGCTTTATAAGCGTGTACATTGTTCAAATATTCTTAGGCTGTGGTCTGTCATGTCAGGTCCTGTGGACCGGTTGAGGGTAAAAACCGGAAAGAAAACCTTATTTCTGGATTTGGAAATGTTGGCGAACAAATGGGAAGCCAACCCGTTAAAAGAAGAAGATTTACGTTAG
- a CDS encoding DUF4236 domain-containing protein produces the protein MGFRFRKSIKLGKGLKLNLGKKGFTSVTIGGRGASVNIGKRGTHLNAGIPGTGLSYRTKLSGNKSRATPSGPRATRASVSNELTRLSKLYDKGVLSESEFELEKDRVLGYYQEEPVKKKSTFWKLIKTIFWVFLFFAIISQCSKSNKDEASTASSPKSTSEAATESNRTRSSNVGSASNTVDRNAVKSRESGKNKANVLDEKPHPKYENKDPGRDGAEIDNLF, from the coding sequence ATGGGATTCAGGTTTAGAAAATCAATTAAGCTAGGAAAAGGGCTGAAGTTGAATCTAGGTAAGAAAGGCTTCACTAGTGTAACGATCGGTGGGCGAGGCGCTAGCGTTAATATTGGGAAGAGAGGGACTCATCTTAATGCAGGTATACCTGGCACAGGCTTATCATATAGAACCAAGTTAAGTGGCAATAAAAGTAGGGCTACTCCATCAGGACCAAGAGCTACTAGGGCCTCAGTTAGTAATGAGTTAACACGATTATCTAAGTTGTATGATAAAGGTGTTCTGTCTGAATCAGAGTTTGAACTGGAAAAAGACAGGGTACTTGGATATTACCAGGAAGAACCGGTTAAAAAGAAAAGTACGTTCTGGAAGCTGATTAAAACTATTTTCTGGGTATTCCTCTTTTTCGCTATTATTTCTCAATGCTCGAAGAGCAATAAGGATGAAGCATCAACAGCTAGCAGCCCTAAGAGTACTTCTGAGGCAGCGACTGAAAGTAATCGTACTCGTTCATCTAATGTGGGCTCAGCTAGTAATACCGTTGATAGAAATGCAGTGAAAAGTCGTGAGTCAGGCAAGAATAAGGCTAATGTGCTAGATGAAAAACCACATCCTAAGTATGAGAATAAAGACCCCGGTAGAGATGGGGCTGAGATTGATAATTTGTTTTAA